In Flavobacterium endoglycinae, one DNA window encodes the following:
- a CDS encoding outer membrane beta-barrel family protein has protein sequence MKKINFAVLLVLILTSFCNYAQQGPPARNKVKVTGKVFEKVSKQPLEYATISIMAPNDTKVIAGGITNPKGEFEVAVAPGTYDIKVEFISFKSTEFKQKNIQDDTNLGVVNLSEDAAQLSEVVVRADKSTVEIKLDKKVYNVGQDMMVKGGTVSDVLDNVPSVSVDSEGNVSLRGSDNIRILIDGRPSQAINIAEALRQLPADAIDKVEVITNPSARYDAEGGSGIINIILKKGKNQGFNGTLIASTGLPETYGLSANVNYKTEKLNYFTTAGYNYRTNEGGGLTNTSYYNADGSPKGYLDEDRDTKRIRNGFNARGGVEWSITPTTFWTNAINYQKNTGEDKDLINYNNFDAAHAFTGATSRFNNADTGSENVEFTSNLIKNFNDKGHKLTADLSISRNTDDSNSIITASPSFNTTLNDQVQKQVLFQTDYVLPLGKGSQFEAGYKGSFGDLENEYYVTDENYVKDPKKSNTLQYKENINALYAQYGLKVNKFSYLFGLRWEDTDIHVNLLDNSEFNTKKYNNLFPSAFVSYEISDQSNFTASYSKRLTRPRGRFMNPALNYSSNINIFQGNPDLDPSLTDKYDVGYIKRWEKVTFSTSAYFENTKDVFSFVRTPNGDTVDGIPVILSRPINLGKEQKYGFEFTFNYTPYKWWRLNSNFNLYNVKTTGENTYIDTNGATVVQNLDNQANTWFARINSKVTLPYKIDWQLNGTYNGSQKTAQGKNLDQFSMNTALSKDVMKDKATIAFNISDIFNSRIMRSYTYLQNDVTGESQKSYSEMQFRKRQFNLSFTYRFNKPKGERDKNAQPRNEGGGDGGGEFPG, from the coding sequence ATGAAAAAAATCAATTTCGCTGTATTACTTGTGCTTATTCTCACGAGTTTTTGCAATTATGCACAGCAAGGACCACCCGCAAGAAACAAAGTTAAGGTTACTGGAAAAGTATTCGAAAAAGTTAGCAAACAACCACTTGAATATGCTACAATTTCAATTATGGCACCAAATGACACGAAAGTTATTGCAGGTGGTATTACCAATCCAAAAGGTGAATTTGAAGTTGCCGTTGCACCAGGAACTTACGATATAAAAGTTGAATTCATTTCGTTTAAATCAACAGAATTCAAACAAAAGAATATTCAAGACGACACCAATCTTGGCGTTGTTAACTTATCTGAAGATGCTGCACAATTAAGTGAAGTTGTCGTTCGTGCCGATAAATCAACAGTTGAAATTAAGCTTGACAAAAAAGTTTACAATGTTGGTCAGGATATGATGGTAAAAGGTGGAACTGTAAGTGACGTTTTAGACAACGTTCCTTCTGTTTCTGTCGATTCTGAAGGAAACGTAAGTTTAAGAGGAAGCGACAATATTCGTATTTTAATTGATGGAAGACCTTCTCAAGCGATTAACATTGCCGAAGCTTTACGTCAGCTTCCAGCTGATGCTATCGATAAAGTAGAAGTTATTACAAATCCATCTGCACGATATGATGCAGAAGGTGGATCAGGAATCATCAATATAATTCTTAAAAAAGGTAAAAATCAAGGTTTCAACGGTACTTTGATAGCTTCAACAGGGCTTCCTGAAACGTATGGGTTAAGTGCTAACGTAAATTACAAAACCGAAAAATTAAACTACTTTACTACTGCAGGCTACAACTACAGAACTAATGAAGGTGGAGGTTTGACTAATACATCTTATTATAATGCTGACGGTTCTCCTAAAGGGTATTTAGATGAAGACCGTGATACAAAAAGAATTAGAAATGGTTTTAATGCAAGAGGTGGAGTTGAATGGTCAATTACTCCTACTACATTTTGGACAAACGCTATTAATTATCAAAAAAATACAGGAGAAGATAAAGATTTAATCAACTACAATAATTTTGATGCTGCGCATGCTTTCACAGGAGCAACTTCTCGTTTTAACAATGCTGATACTGGAAGCGAAAACGTAGAATTTACTTCAAACTTAATCAAAAACTTCAACGATAAAGGTCATAAACTTACTGCCGATTTATCGATTTCAAGAAATACAGACGACAGCAACAGTATCATTACGGCTTCACCAAGTTTTAACACAACGCTAAACGATCAAGTACAAAAACAAGTCTTATTTCAAACTGACTATGTTTTACCACTGGGAAAAGGAAGCCAATTTGAAGCAGGTTATAAAGGAAGTTTTGGAGATTTAGAAAACGAGTATTACGTAACAGACGAAAATTATGTAAAAGATCCAAAAAAATCAAACACTTTACAATACAAAGAAAACATCAATGCGCTTTACGCACAATATGGTTTGAAAGTAAATAAATTCTCTTATTTATTTGGTTTACGCTGGGAAGACACAGACATTCACGTAAACCTATTAGACAATAGTGAATTTAACACCAAGAAATACAACAATCTGTTCCCAAGTGCTTTTGTAAGCTATGAAATTTCAGATCAAAGTAATTTTACTGCCAGCTATAGCAAACGTTTGACAAGACCAAGAGGGCGTTTCATGAATCCGGCACTTAACTATTCTAGTAATATTAATATTTTTCAAGGAAATCCAGATTTAGACCCTTCATTAACTGATAAATATGATGTAGGATATATTAAAAGATGGGAAAAAGTAACTTTTAGCACTTCTGCTTATTTCGAAAACACAAAAGATGTTTTCAGCTTTGTTAGAACTCCAAATGGAGATACTGTAGACGGAATTCCAGTTATTTTAAGTCGTCCGATTAACTTAGGAAAAGAGCAAAAATATGGTTTCGAGTTTACATTCAACTATACTCCGTATAAATGGTGGAGATTAAATAGTAATTTCAACCTTTATAATGTAAAAACGACCGGAGAGAATACTTATATAGATACAAATGGAGCTACTGTAGTTCAAAATCTTGACAATCAAGCCAACACTTGGTTTGCCAGAATCAATTCAAAAGTTACATTGCCATACAAAATTGACTGGCAGTTAAACGGAACTTACAACGGATCACAAAAAACTGCTCAAGGGAAAAACCTAGACCAGTTTTCAATGAATACGGCTTTAAGTAAAGATGTTATGAAAGACAAAGCAACAATAGCTTTCAATATCAGCGATATTTTCAACTCAAGAATCATGAGATCGTATACGTACCTTCAAAATGATGTTACGGGCGAAAGCCAAAAATCGTACAGTGAAATGCAGTTCCGTAAACGTCAATTCAATTTATCATTCACGTATCGTTTTAACAAACCAAAAGGTGAAAGAGATAAAAACGCACAGCCTAGAAATGAAGGCGGCGGAGATGGCGGCGGAGAATTTCCTGGATAA
- a CDS encoding sensor of ECF-type sigma factor: MKIKNIVTVILFLATFSFYAQDKLDEKREKIKALKVSFLTTELELTPTEAEKFWPIYNAYDDKQFELRHEKMKTYLRKLDDDNLNSISEKEAVVLLSQIESTDKELYVLRDKFMTSLKKVLPAKKILKLKRSEDDFSRKLLKQYRDKAGKN; encoded by the coding sequence ATGAAAATCAAAAATATAGTAACAGTAATTCTGTTTTTAGCCACTTTTTCATTTTATGCGCAAGATAAATTAGATGAAAAACGTGAAAAAATTAAAGCGCTTAAAGTTTCTTTTTTAACAACAGAACTGGAACTTACTCCAACAGAAGCCGAGAAATTCTGGCCAATTTACAATGCCTACGATGACAAGCAATTTGAACTTCGTCATGAAAAAATGAAAACATACCTCCGCAAACTGGACGATGATAATTTGAATTCTATTTCAGAAAAAGAAGCCGTTGTCTTATTATCACAAATTGAAAGCACAGATAAGGAGCTTTATGTTTTACGTGATAAATTTATGACAAGCCTTAAAAAAGTGCTGCCTGCGAAGAAAATACTAAAACTTAAAAGATCAGAAGATGATTTCAGCCGCAAATTATTGAAACAATATCGAGATAAGGCTGGAAAAAATTAA
- a CDS encoding WD40/YVTN/BNR-like repeat-containing protein, with product MRKIILFCSVFVLFVSFKTLNGSNKPMNSGFTSIKIDTLFQDKISIRAIVIDKNKVWYGADNSRFGYFDLDKKEKFEERIYRDTLNLEFRSIAQTSKDIFLLSVSNPALLYSISKKDHKAKLVYKEVNPKVFYDSMQFWNDKEGIAIGDPTEDTFSVIVTRDGGETWTKLLSDKLPTNASGESAFAASNTNIVIKGNDTWLVSGGKKARVFYSPDKAKTWKVVETPIVQGKTMTGIFTADFYDAKHGFIAGGDYDLPNKKTDNKAFTQDGGKTWELIGQNMGFGYASCIQYVPGGNGKEIICVGSEGIQYSQNGGENWMQLSTDSKLFTIRFVNRNTAIAAGYNKVVRLNFK from the coding sequence ATGAGAAAAATTATACTATTTTGCAGTGTTTTTGTCTTATTTGTTTCTTTTAAAACGCTTAATGGAAGTAATAAACCGATGAACAGCGGTTTTACTTCGATAAAAATAGATACCTTGTTTCAAGATAAAATCAGTATTCGTGCCATAGTAATTGATAAAAACAAAGTTTGGTATGGAGCCGATAATTCTCGTTTTGGTTATTTTGATCTTGATAAGAAAGAAAAATTTGAAGAACGTATTTATCGTGATACACTTAATTTAGAATTTAGAAGCATCGCCCAGACTTCTAAAGATATCTTTCTATTAAGCGTGTCAAATCCGGCTTTATTGTATTCTATTTCAAAAAAAGATCACAAAGCCAAATTGGTTTATAAAGAAGTAAATCCAAAAGTGTTTTACGACAGTATGCAGTTTTGGAATGATAAAGAAGGAATTGCTATTGGTGATCCAACAGAAGATACTTTTTCAGTAATTGTGACAAGAGATGGAGGGGAAACCTGGACTAAATTACTTTCGGATAAATTGCCAACCAATGCTTCTGGTGAAAGTGCTTTTGCGGCAAGTAATACAAATATCGTAATAAAAGGAAATGATACATGGTTAGTTTCGGGAGGGAAAAAAGCACGTGTTTTTTATTCTCCAGATAAAGCTAAAACATGGAAAGTAGTAGAAACTCCAATTGTGCAAGGAAAAACAATGACGGGTATTTTTACAGCTGATTTCTACGATGCAAAACACGGATTTATCGCTGGTGGTGATTATGATCTTCCAAATAAAAAAACAGACAATAAAGCTTTTACTCAAGATGGGGGAAAAACTTGGGAACTAATAGGGCAGAACATGGGCTTTGGTTATGCATCATGTATACAGTACGTACCAGGAGGAAATGGAAAAGAAATTATTTGTGTAGGTTCTGAAGGAATACAATATTCTCAAAATGGCGGCGAAAACTGGATGCAGTTATCTACTGATTCTAAATTGTTTACTATCCGTTTTGTAAACAGGAATACTGCAATTGCTGCAGGATATAACAAAGTAGTCCGACTTAACTTTAAATAA
- a CDS encoding KUP/HAK/KT family potassium transporter codes for MSASHKNLHSKLSIGGLLITLGIIYGDIGTSPLYVMKAILGSHTIDADIVLGGISCVFWTLTLQTTIKYVLITLSADNHGEGGIFALYALVKKTKIQWLIVPAIIGGSALLADGIITPPISISSAVEGIRAFYPTMETETIIGIVITILFILFTIQQFGTKLVGKFFAPMMLIWFAMLGTLGLIQILHYPEVIKAINPYYAYHLLSIHPDGFFVLGFVFLCTTGAEALYSDMGHCGRKNIRMSWIFVKGTLVLNYFGQAAYLTHHQGSTLQQLGGENGNPFYLIMPHWFLPFGIVVATLAAVIASQALISGSFTLINEAMRLNFWPKVKIKYPTEVKGQLYIPSINWLLFFGCVGIVLHFKKSGNMEHAYGLAIILCMIMTTILLNYYLIMKRVKLYFMVPLITIYLLIEFSFLIANITKFAEGGYVTLIIAILLISIMTIWYLAKKINKNYTKVVKIDDYKKVLMELSQDLSIPKYATHLVYMTNANRVDELEEKVIYSILQKRPKRADIYWFVHVNILTEPYKTQYKVTEIAKDDIYRIDFNLGFREPTKINLMFREVIRDMVKRGEVDITSRYESLNKNNIIGDFKFVLSEKFLSNDNDLRWHENIIMNSYFFIKKLSLSEERAFGLDSSSVKIEKFPMVLHAPENIGLTRITK; via the coding sequence ATGAGCGCATCGCATAAAAACTTACATAGTAAGTTGTCTATTGGGGGTTTATTGATAACATTAGGGATAATTTATGGAGATATTGGTACTTCTCCGCTATATGTAATGAAAGCCATACTTGGCAGCCATACCATCGATGCCGATATTGTATTAGGAGGTATTTCTTGTGTTTTCTGGACCTTGACATTACAAACTACAATAAAATATGTTCTTATAACTTTAAGCGCTGACAACCATGGTGAAGGAGGTATTTTTGCCCTATATGCCCTGGTCAAGAAAACTAAAATTCAGTGGCTTATTGTTCCCGCCATTATTGGAGGAAGTGCATTACTCGCAGACGGTATCATTACGCCGCCCATCTCAATTTCATCTGCTGTAGAAGGAATTAGGGCATTTTATCCAACAATGGAAACTGAAACCATTATTGGTATTGTAATTACCATTCTTTTCATCCTTTTTACCATACAACAATTCGGAACTAAGCTGGTGGGAAAATTCTTTGCCCCAATGATGCTTATCTGGTTTGCTATGCTGGGAACATTAGGATTAATTCAGATTTTACACTATCCAGAAGTAATTAAAGCAATAAATCCGTATTACGCATATCACTTATTGTCCATTCATCCTGATGGATTCTTCGTTCTTGGTTTTGTCTTTTTATGTACTACCGGAGCAGAAGCATTGTATTCAGATATGGGACACTGTGGTAGAAAAAACATCCGAATGAGCTGGATTTTTGTAAAAGGGACTTTAGTATTAAACTATTTTGGACAAGCTGCTTATTTAACACACCATCAAGGAAGCACTTTACAGCAATTAGGAGGTGAAAACGGAAATCCTTTTTACCTGATTATGCCACATTGGTTTTTACCATTTGGGATTGTAGTAGCAACTTTAGCGGCCGTAATTGCTTCTCAAGCACTTATCAGCGGATCGTTTACATTAATCAACGAAGCAATGCGCTTGAATTTCTGGCCAAAAGTAAAAATCAAATATCCTACCGAAGTAAAAGGACAATTATACATTCCTTCTATTAACTGGTTATTGTTTTTTGGTTGTGTGGGAATCGTACTTCACTTCAAAAAATCAGGAAATATGGAGCATGCTTATGGTCTTGCCATTATACTGTGTATGATTATGACAACGATTCTTTTGAATTATTATCTAATCATGAAGCGTGTAAAATTGTATTTCATGGTACCGCTTATTACTATTTATCTTTTAATTGAATTTAGTTTCTTGATTGCTAATATTACCAAATTTGCAGAAGGAGGTTATGTAACCCTTATTATTGCAATTCTATTGATTTCGATAATGACCATTTGGTATTTGGCTAAGAAAATCAACAAAAACTACACGAAAGTGGTCAAAATTGATGATTACAAAAAAGTACTTATGGAGTTAAGCCAAGATTTATCAATCCCGAAATATGCAACACATTTGGTATATATGACCAATGCTAATCGTGTGGATGAATTGGAGGAAAAAGTAATTTATTCGATTTTACAAAAACGTCCAAAAAGAGCTGACATTTATTGGTTTGTACACGTAAACATTCTAACTGAACCTTATAAAACACAATATAAAGTTACAGAAATTGCTAAAGACGATATTTACAGAATCGACTTTAACTTAGGTTTTAGAGAGCCAACCAAAATTAATTTAATGTTTAGAGAAGTAATTCGTGACATGGTGAAACGCGGCGAAGTGGATATTACCAGCCGTTACGAATCATTAAACAAAAACAATATTATTGGTGACTTTAAATTTGTATTGTCTGAGAAATTCTTATCAAATGACAATGATTTAAGATGGCATGAAAATATTATTATGAACTCGTATTTCTTCATTAAAAAACTAAGTTTATCTGAAGAAAGAGCCTTTGGTTTAGACAGTAGTTCTGTAAAAATAGAAAAATTCCCAATGGTGCTTCACGCTCCAGAAAATATCGGATTAACGAGAATAACAAAATAA
- a CDS encoding CPBP family intramembrane glutamic endopeptidase: MFLEQGIKPENHFWKYLIGSVFIITASFIGQIPFSVAVLYKSFVEKTGFPTDNDAALKVFEPNLTLFLVMISFAFAFAGIYFVVKYVHRQTLLSITTTRKKIDWNRIFFSFFLWSLFSVVSFFIMYSQAPKEYIWNFKLVPFLILVVIGTILIPIQTSTEEYVFRGYLMQGFANLARNRWFPLMMTSLIFGTMHILNPEVTKMGYVIMVYYIGTGLFLGVITLMDEGMELALGFHASNNLVGALLVTSDWSVFQTHSIFKDMSEPSAGADVILPVIIVYPLLLFIFSKKYNWSNWKEKLTGEIKETDIEAKEFLNSN, from the coding sequence ATGTTTTTAGAGCAAGGAATTAAACCTGAAAATCATTTTTGGAAATATCTAATTGGTTCAGTTTTTATCATAACAGCTTCGTTTATAGGTCAGATTCCTTTTTCGGTTGCGGTTTTGTATAAAAGTTTTGTTGAAAAAACGGGTTTTCCAACAGATAACGATGCTGCATTAAAAGTATTTGAGCCTAATCTTACATTGTTTTTGGTGATGATTTCGTTTGCTTTTGCTTTTGCGGGAATTTATTTTGTTGTGAAATATGTACACCGTCAAACGCTTTTGTCAATAACCACAACAAGAAAAAAAATCGATTGGAACCGAATCTTTTTTTCGTTCTTTTTATGGTCTTTGTTTTCTGTAGTGAGCTTTTTTATAATGTATTCGCAAGCTCCAAAAGAATATATATGGAATTTTAAATTAGTCCCTTTCCTGATTTTGGTGGTTATAGGAACTATTTTAATTCCCATTCAAACCAGTACCGAAGAATATGTGTTTAGAGGATATCTCATGCAGGGTTTTGCTAATCTGGCTCGAAACAGATGGTTTCCATTGATGATGACTTCGTTGATATTTGGTACTATGCATATTCTAAACCCCGAAGTTACCAAAATGGGATATGTAATTATGGTATACTATATTGGAACAGGATTGTTTTTAGGAGTAATTACACTTATGGATGAAGGAATGGAACTGGCTTTGGGTTTTCATGCCTCTAATAATCTGGTTGGAGCATTATTAGTAACCTCAGATTGGTCGGTTTTTCAAACGCATTCTATATTTAAAGATATGTCTGAGCCATCGGCAGGTGCAGATGTTATTCTTCCGGTGATAATTGTATATCCTTTACTGCTTTTTATTTTTAGTAAAAAATACAATTGGTCCAATTGGAAAGAGAAGTTAACTGGAGAAATTAAAGAAACTGATATTGAAGCAAAAGAATTTTTAAATTCAAATTAA
- a CDS encoding RsmB/NOP family class I SAM-dependent RNA methyltransferase, which produces MRLHRNLVYTTIDSLNAIFNEGEYADKVVARALKKDKRWGSSDRKFVAETIYEIVRWKRLYAEIAEVKEPYDRDNLWRMFAVWAVLRGYPIPDWRQLEGTPERKIKGRFDELSKTRAIKESIPDWMDELGVKELGEKVWAKEIAAQNQPAKVILRTNTLKGTKESLRNTLMDLNIETEYLKDQPDALVLKERANVFLTDAFKQGLFEVQDANSQLVANFLDVQPGMRVVDTCAGAGGKTLHMASLMNNKGQLIAMDLYESKLKQLKLRAKRNGAFNIEYRIIDSTKVIKKLHEKADRVLIDAPCSGLGVLKRNPDSKWKLQPEFIDNIRKVQSEVLESYSKIVKPGGKLVYATCSVLPSENQEQVEKFLKTEIGQQFTFIEDRKMLASESGFDGFYMALMERKK; this is translated from the coding sequence ATGAGATTACACAGAAATTTAGTTTATACTACCATTGATTCTTTGAATGCTATTTTCAATGAAGGAGAATACGCCGACAAAGTGGTAGCCAGAGCCTTAAAGAAAGACAAACGTTGGGGAAGTTCCGACAGGAAGTTTGTTGCCGAAACGATATATGAAATTGTACGCTGGAAACGTCTGTACGCAGAAATTGCCGAAGTTAAAGAACCTTACGACAGAGATAACCTATGGAGAATGTTTGCCGTTTGGGCTGTTTTAAGAGGATATCCAATTCCAGATTGGAGACAATTAGAAGGAACTCCTGAAAGAAAAATAAAAGGTCGTTTTGATGAACTTTCAAAAACAAGAGCGATCAAAGAATCTATTCCAGACTGGATGGACGAATTGGGCGTAAAAGAACTTGGAGAAAAAGTTTGGGCTAAAGAAATTGCAGCACAAAACCAGCCTGCAAAAGTAATTTTAAGAACTAATACGCTTAAAGGAACTAAAGAAAGTCTACGAAATACGTTGATGGATTTAAATATTGAAACTGAATATTTAAAAGATCAACCTGATGCTTTGGTATTAAAAGAAAGAGCAAATGTTTTCCTTACAGATGCTTTTAAACAAGGTTTATTTGAAGTGCAAGATGCCAATTCACAGTTAGTAGCAAATTTCTTGGATGTTCAGCCGGGAATGCGCGTTGTTGATACTTGTGCAGGAGCAGGTGGAAAAACATTGCATATGGCTTCCTTAATGAACAATAAAGGACAATTAATTGCAATGGATCTGTACGAAAGCAAACTAAAGCAGTTAAAGTTAAGAGCAAAAAGAAATGGCGCTTTTAATATTGAATACCGTATTATCGACAGTACAAAAGTGATCAAAAAATTACACGAAAAAGCTGATCGTGTTTTAATTGATGCACCTTGCAGCGGATTAGGAGTTTTAAAAAGAAATCCTGATTCTAAATGGAAATTACAACCTGAATTTATCGACAATATCCGTAAAGTTCAGAGTGAAGTTTTAGAAAGCTATTCTAAAATTGTAAAACCAGGCGGAAAACTTGTATATGCTACTTGTTCGGTTTTACCTTCTGAAAATCAAGAGCAAGTTGAGAAATTCTTAAAAACAGAAATCGGACAGCAATTTACTTTTATAGAAGACCGTAAAATGCTAGCTTCAGAATCTGGTTTTGACGGATTTTATATGGCATTAATGGAACGTAAAAAATAA
- the arsC gene encoding arsenate reductase (glutaredoxin) (This arsenate reductase requires both glutathione and glutaredoxin to convert arsenate to arsenite, after which the efflux transporter formed by ArsA and ArsB can extrude the arsenite from the cell, providing resistance.), which produces MIQIYHNPRCGKSRNCLAFLDENKQEYEIISYLTDTPTFDELKELLKKLDLNPNQLVRTKEKIWIENYKNKNLTDEQTIQAMVDNPILIERPIVVKDGKAIIGRDLDKVASFLD; this is translated from the coding sequence ATGATACAAATTTACCATAATCCACGCTGCGGAAAATCCAGAAACTGTCTTGCATTTCTAGATGAGAACAAACAAGAGTATGAAATAATCTCTTATTTAACTGACACTCCAACGTTTGACGAGCTGAAAGAACTTTTAAAAAAACTGGATTTAAATCCCAATCAATTAGTGAGAACCAAAGAAAAAATCTGGATTGAAAACTACAAAAACAAAAATCTCACTGACGAACAAACCATTCAGGCTATGGTTGATAATCCAATTTTAATTGAAAGACCAATTGTAGTAAAAGACGGAAAAGCCATTATTGGAAGAGATTTAGACAAAGTAGCTTCTTTTTTAGACTGA
- a CDS encoding RNA polymerase sigma factor, with translation MVDEKEFIEQLLNPKTQNTAFQKLISDYQRPLYSHIRNIVLNHDDADDVLQNTFVKVFQYLKNFKGESKLFSWMYRIATNEALTFLNQKAKLKGISSEDLQNKTIENLRSDVHYDGDEIQLKLQKAIVTLPEKQQLVFKMKYFEELKYEEIAEILGTSVGALKASYHHAVKKIELYVTSN, from the coding sequence TTGGTCGACGAGAAGGAATTTATAGAACAATTATTGAATCCTAAAACGCAAAATACTGCGTTTCAAAAACTCATATCCGATTATCAAAGACCGCTGTATTCTCATATTCGAAACATTGTTTTGAATCATGACGATGCAGACGATGTTCTGCAGAACACTTTTGTGAAAGTATTTCAGTATTTGAAAAACTTTAAAGGAGAAAGTAAACTTTTTTCCTGGATGTATAGAATCGCAACTAATGAAGCACTGACTTTTTTGAATCAAAAGGCAAAGTTGAAAGGAATCTCTTCTGAAGATTTACAAAACAAAACGATTGAAAACCTACGATCGGATGTGCATTATGACGGCGATGAAATCCAGCTCAAACTTCAAAAAGCAATTGTCACTTTGCCGGAAAAGCAGCAATTGGTTTTTAAAATGAAATATTTCGAAGAATTAAAATACGAAGAAATCGCAGAAATTTTAGGAACATCGGTAGGTGCTTTAAAAGCATCGTATCATCATGCGGTAAAAAAAATTGAATTATATGTTACATCAAATTAA
- a CDS encoding AMP-binding protein, producing MPNLTHKNVHNYFKLNGYHLNAADLCRIGYSYIKEGDAFERAIGEFFLDWFDKKDYVEMTTSGTTGLPKLVRLEKQAMIQSALATGDFFGLEPGNRALLCLPTQFIAGKMMLVRSLILGLELDVVSPSTEPLAYNNKHYDFAAMVPLQVQNSIEKLGNIKKLIIGGAKLDSSLEEKLLPLKREIYETYGMTETITHIAAKRVGEKAFSILPNVKIEKDERGCLVIYVASISDEPIVTNDLVDLVNENQFVFLGRIDNIINSGGVKLIPEQIEAKLIDKIPNRFFVTGVPDTTLGEKLILVIEGEKYEFSPDFFDVLGKFEKPKEIVFVPKFKENENGKLLRKSSWKA from the coding sequence ATGCCAAACTTAACTCATAAAAATGTTCATAATTACTTTAAACTAAATGGCTATCATCTCAACGCAGCTGATTTATGCCGAATAGGATATAGTTATATTAAAGAAGGTGATGCTTTCGAACGTGCTATTGGAGAATTTTTTCTCGACTGGTTTGATAAAAAAGATTATGTCGAAATGACTACTTCTGGTACTACGGGACTTCCTAAATTAGTCAGACTTGAAAAGCAAGCTATGATTCAATCTGCGCTCGCGACAGGAGATTTTTTCGGATTAGAGCCTGGAAATCGTGCTTTACTTTGCCTGCCAACACAATTTATTGCAGGAAAAATGATGCTGGTACGAAGTCTGATTTTAGGATTAGAATTAGATGTAGTTTCGCCAAGTACAGAACCGCTGGCTTACAATAACAAACACTATGATTTTGCTGCTATGGTGCCACTGCAGGTTCAGAATTCTATAGAGAAACTCGGAAATATCAAAAAACTGATTATTGGCGGGGCTAAATTGGACAGTTCATTAGAAGAAAAATTACTGCCCTTAAAAAGGGAAATTTATGAGACGTATGGAATGACCGAAACCATAACTCATATTGCCGCCAAAAGAGTAGGAGAGAAAGCATTTTCGATTCTGCCAAATGTAAAAATAGAAAAAGATGAGCGTGGCTGTCTGGTTATTTATGTTGCGTCAATTTCTGATGAACCAATTGTTACCAATGATCTTGTTGATTTGGTAAATGAGAATCAATTTGTCTTTTTAGGAAGAATTGATAATATCATTAATAGCGGTGGAGTAAAACTGATTCCAGAACAAATCGAAGCTAAGCTGATTGATAAAATTCCAAATCGATTTTTTGTAACGGGTGTTCCTGATACTACTTTAGGAGAAAAACTTATTTTGGTTATTGAGGGAGAGAAATATGAGTTTTCTCCAGATTTTTTTGATGTTTTAGGAAAGTTCGAAAAACCAAAAGAAATTGTTTTTGTTCCGAAATTCAAAGAAAACGAAAACGGAAAATTGCTACGTAAATCTAGCTGGAAAGCTTAA